A portion of the Anthonomus grandis grandis chromosome 7, icAntGran1.3, whole genome shotgun sequence genome contains these proteins:
- the LOC126738739 gene encoding piggyBac transposable element-derived protein 4-like, translating to MSKNRFEGILGMFHVSDNEKDRPSDDRLYKISEFLDMLQKKFKSSYMPKKDICIDESNVPFRGRIYFRQYIPNKRHRYGIKLFKLCVSGGYTWDFKVYTGREKSSEFVVSEKVVMELMEGLLDRGRTLYTDNWYTSVSLAKRLIDRKTHLVGTIRANRKGNPQEVIKEKLNRGGIVARQDNDKTVVLKWKNKRNVIMLSTKHDDLTITLAKKGKEVIKPKVIVDYNQGKAFIDLLDQMSAYAPFLRRTSKW from the coding sequence ATGAGTAAAAACAGATTTGAAGGTATTTTGGGCATGTTCCATGTAAGTGATAATGAGAAGGACAGACCCTCTGATGACCGACTTTACAAAATATCCGAATTTCTTGACATGCtgcaaaagaaatttaagtCCTCCTACATGCCCAAAAAAGACATTTGTATCGACGAAAGTAACGTCCCGTTTCGAGGACGCATTTATTTCAGACAGTATATACCCAATAAGCGACACCGCTACGGTATAAAGCTTTTCAAGTTATGTGTATCTGGAGGATACACCTGGGATTTCAAAGTATATACCGGCAGAGAAAAATCAAGTGAATTTGTAGTTTCTGAAAAGGTAGTCATGGAATTGATGGAAGGTCTTTTGGACAGAGGCCGCACACTTTACACTGATAACTGGTACACGAGCGTATCATTAGCCAAAAGACTGATTGACCGAAAAACGCATTTAGTTGGTACAATTAGAGCAAACCGCAAAGGTAATCCTCAGGAAGTAATAAAGGAAAAGTTGAATCGAGGTGGAATTGTAGCTCGGCAAGACAATGACAAAACTGTAGTCCTGAAGTGGAAGAATAAGAGAAACGTCATCATGCTAAGCACCAAACACGATGATTTAACCATTACTTTAGCAAAGAAAGGAAAGGAAGTTATTAAACCGAAAGTAATTGTTGACTATAATCAGGGCAAGGCCTTTATCGACTTGTTGGATCAAATGTCAGCATACGCGCCTTTTCTAAGGCGAACTTCAAAATGGTAG